CCCAAGCTGTCTGCCCAAATATTGTGAGCCCATCCCCAGGCGTATACACCTTCTAGAGTAGAGGGTACCGGCGATAATCCGCCTGAGTCTGGTACAGGCTTGAAAGTTTTTTCTGCTGCGTTGTACTGATGAACGCTTGCCACGTGTATTACTTCCCTGTTATTAACAAAGCTATAGCAGGTATTTGTGAGAACTGGGGCAGAATTAACAGCCCAGCCGCTCAGTTCTGCCACGATCGCGGCTGCCGCGACTTTTGCATGTTGATTGGCTATGTGCCCTGATTTGGGCATGGCGGGTGCAACTTGAATGGAGTCGCCTAGGACGTGAATATCTTTCTGAGCAGTGGACTCAAAGTTAATGTAATTCACATTAACCCAGCGACCATTTGAATTAGCGAGTCCAGTTTTGACGGCAATTTCTCCGGCGCTCATAGCGGGTAATAGATTTAAAACATCCGCCTTGATATCGTCCTGCACTTCAAATTTGATGGTTTTTGTTTTTGCATCTACTGCTGTCACATTGTATTTTGGAAGATATTCAATCATTCCAGGGTATTGTTCAGCCCATACTTTTTTAAAGAGTGCACCTTTTGAGGTTACATCTTGATTGGCATCTAATATCAAAACTTTCGACTTCGGCTTATTTTGTTTGAGATAGTTCGCAACTTGGCAGGCGCGTTCGTAAGGTCCTGGAGGGCAGCGATAAGGCGCCTCTGGAATGCTAATGGCAAAAGTTCCACCATCGCGCATGGCGGCCAGTTGTTTTTGTAAGGTAGTTGTCTCTGGGCCGGCTTTCCAAGCTTGCAAAGTGACGCCTGCTTGATTAGCTTGCGCTAGACCTTCAATGCTATTCATCATCAATGTAACGCCTGGAGAAACAAGCGCCTTGTCGTAGCGTAAGGTTTTTCCAGGGGCGAGTTTGACAGTCTTCTTATCTGGATCCATGCTGGTCACGCTATCTTGAATGATCTTGATACCATGACGTTTGCTCAAATTGTCATAGGAGCTGGTCAGTTCAGATAATGTGCGCGATCCTCCTACGACTAAATTCGAGAGAGGGCATGAAATAAAAGTAGGGTTAGGTTCGATCAGTGTTACTTTGGCGGTGTTATTCGAGAATAGTCGTAAATATTTTGCCGCAGTAGCGCCACCATATCCTCCGCCAATAACTAGAATTTCCGCTTTTTGTAAATTTGCTCGTGCTTGACCTGAAAAGCCAGCCAATAAACCAAGAGCAGCTACACTATTTCCAATGAAATGTCGACGATCCATCATGTGCTCCCTTATTGTTTCTTGCCAAGTTGATTGGCGATAGTTTCAAGTTGCTCATCAGAATAGCCTTTGGCTAGCTGAGGCATGATGGTTCCTTCGCGCACACCAGACTTAAACGCCTTGAGCT
The nucleotide sequence above comes from Polynucleobacter necessarius. Encoded proteins:
- a CDS encoding NAD(P)/FAD-dependent oxidoreductase, which encodes MDRRHFIGNSVAALGLLAGFSGQARANLQKAEILVIGGGYGGATAAKYLRLFSNNTAKVTLIEPNPTFISCPLSNLVVGGSRTLSELTSSYDNLSKRHGIKIIQDSVTSMDPDKKTVKLAPGKTLRYDKALVSPGVTLMMNSIEGLAQANQAGVTLQAWKAGPETTTLQKQLAAMRDGGTFAISIPEAPYRCPPGPYERACQVANYLKQNKPKSKVLILDANQDVTSKGALFKKVWAEQYPGMIEYLPKYNVTAVDAKTKTIKFEVQDDIKADVLNLLPAMSAGEIAVKTGLANSNGRWVNVNYINFESTAQKDIHVLGDSIQVAPAMPKSGHIANQHAKVAAAAIVAELSGWAVNSAPVLTNTCYSFVNNREVIHVASVHQYNAAEKTFKPVPDSGGLSPVPSTLEGVYAWGWAHNIWADSLG